In the Anastrepha obliqua isolate idAnaObli1 chromosome 1, idAnaObli1_1.0, whole genome shotgun sequence genome, one interval contains:
- the LOC129244712 gene encoding tensin-1, protein MRSPYDDFSVVSDSGEEARATRYNYSNTNNSAIPYHARENSLPFSYGQINKSSTPLRSTSVGTGTGGLYRSQHGVGEGSSGALDFGFGSSSSPSKADVNFNLGTDHYYGTNYKSANNNGLTATLKSTTANTKASASGSSADTANPIKAQPRLTSPILVRKTLNSRSPTRNGATNTNTISNTYHYKYGSDNGSAFNATAGSSSGHDNTLNGNIGGYNNGYGSTRRYNNNDYMYGSNSSNNFDVGDAIDGSIHVRKTQPRDDFEELLRERREKVLREHYRSAGSTPMSNGGGGSLGTSPNSRKFNYDFEINLNLDDAPAPPRRAHTIDRTSLQQLQQYRTRDIPVMREAATPTANATYVERNYHTISSSNASREAGGPFAAAQQQSRTQQQRQQPQEPQQQQFESLYSTVERRVVKPSQRQYSPSLSPTQLQQQRRPEYAAYGNGNAPGYGFDSGNEYATNNRSSLGAAVVARSRNDLSSPIYATTSKQVTTATSTYQSRNTIEPELSITDHQMASSLSLPVSPALTATAATNAVGAGKISPSPLHVARPETPAFPVTPRTPHGAYNGQNSPMGYSHSPVPQRPDLPNGKSMLDLHNYSSETIYRTSCRPRLDSNMSLVNSEPQEVAAHLVKFAKDSSKYWYKPNLSREEAVQLLLHAEPGTFIVRNSTTYKDNYGLVVRVHQPPPNSELTGQPDDLVRHFLIEPTKHGVRLKSCANEPVFTSLSALIYEHSINKLALPCLLRIPDHDLVPSLIEPTSAQKQLLMQGAACNVLWLYSCDTESLTGEEAIRKAIRQLYAQQPLPIPTEVHFKVTQQGITLTDNTRKKFFRKHYPGESISFCAIDPDHRLWAIQLTEEDGSVKNTTAVGALKKTIFAFVARNSPKSKDNQCHVFCDLDIHQPASAIVSFVNKTLPTEKERNFVL, encoded by the coding sequence ATGCGGTCGCCATACGATGATTTCTCCGTCGTGTCGGACAGTGGTGAAGAGGCTAGAGCCACCAGGTACAActacagcaacaccaacaatagtGCCATACCATATCACGCGCGTGAAAATTCGTTGCCATTTAGTTACGGCCAAATAAATAAGTCATCGACGCCATTGCGCAGTACAAGTGTTGGCACTGGAACTGGTGGACTCTATCGTAGTCAACATGGCGTTGGTGAGGGTTCTAGCGGTGCTCTTGATTTCGGTTTCGGTTCAAGTTCATCGCCGTCGAAAGCGGATGTGAATTTCAATTTAGGCACTGATCATTATTACGGTACTAATTACAAAAGTGCAAACAACAACGGATTAACAGCTACATTAAaatcaacaacagcaaatacAAAAGCATCGGCATCGGGAAGTAGCGCGGACACGGCAAATCCTATTAAAGCGCAACCACGTCTCACCAGTCCAATATTGGTGCGCAAAACGCTCAATAGCCGATCACCTACGCGCAACGGAGCCACCAATACGAACACAATTTCCAACACATACCACTACAAATATGGAAGCGACAATGGCAGCGCTTTCAACGCTACCGCCGGCAGCAGCAGCGGCCACGACAACACTTTGAATGGCAACATCGGCGGCTACAACAACGGCTACGGTAGCACCAGGAGATATAACAACAACGACTACATGTATGGCAGCAACAGTAGCAACAATTTTGATGTTGGCGATGCTATCGACGGCAGCATCCACGTTCGCAAAACTCAGCCACGCGATGATTTTGAGGAGCTATTGCGCGAGCGTCGTGAAAAGGTGTTACGGGAGCATTACCGATCGGCCGGATCAACACCAATGTCTAATGGTGGCGGCGGTAGCTTGGGCACCTCACCAAATTCGCGTAAATTCAACTATGATTTCgagataaatttaaatttggatGATGCGCCAGCGCCCCCACGTCGCGCTCACACCATAGATCGAACGTCATTGCAACAGCTGCAGCAATATCGCACTCGGGATATTCCAGTTATGCGCGAGGCCGCCACACCAACGGCCAATGCAACATATGTGGAACGTAATTATCACACAATTAGCTCCTCGAATGCCAGTCGAGAGGCAGGCGGCCCGTTCGCAGCTGCTCAGCAACAATCGCGAACACAGCAGCAGCGGCAACAACCGCAAGAACCGCAGCAACAGCAATTCGAATCGCTTTACAGTACGGTGGAGCGGCGTGTAGTGAAACCGTCGCAGAGGCAATATTCGCCATCATTGTCTCCAACGCAACTGCAGCAACAGCGGCGGCCAGAGTATGCCGCATATGGCAATGGAAATGCGCCTGGTTATGGCTTTGACAGCGGCAACGAGTATGCAACAAATAATCGTAGCTCATTGGGGGCCGCCGTTGTTGCACGCAGCCGTAACGACTTGTCATCGCCCATTTATGCCACGACGAGTAAGCAAGTCACCACAGCTACGAGCACATATCAAAGCCGCAATACAATCGAACCAGAATTGTCAATTACGGATCACCAGATGGCGTCGTCACTGTCGTTGCCAGTTAGCCCAGCGTTAACTGCGACTGCGGCCACGAATGCGGTTGGGGCTGGCAAGATTTCACCTTCGCCATTACATGTCGCACGCCCCGAAACGCCCGCGTTTCCCGTTACGCCACGCACGCCACATGGTGCATACAATGGCCAAAACAGCCCCATGGGCTATTCGCACAGCCCAGTACCGCAGCGTCCCGACTTGCCAAATGGAAAATCAATGCTCGACTTGCACAACTACTCCTCGGAGACCATTTACCGGACGAGTTGTCGTCCACGCCTTGACTCCAACATGTCATTGGTGAATAGTGAACCGCAGGAGGTTGCTGCACATCTGGTCAAATTTGCCAAAGACTCGTCCAAATACTGGTATAAACCGAATTTGTCACGCGAAGAAGCCGTACAATTGTTGCTGCACGCTGAACCAGGCACATTTATTGTACGCAACTCAACCACATATAAGGACAACTATGGTTTGGTAGTGCGTGTACATCAACCACCCCCAAACAGCGAACTTACCGGTCAACCCGACGATTTGGTACGCCACTTCCTCATAGAGCCCACGAAACACGGCGTCCGCTTGAAGAGCTGCGCCAATGAGCCAGTTTTCACATCTCTTTCGGCACTCATCTACGAGCATTCAATCAACAAATTGGCCTTGCCGTGTTTGCTACGTATACCTGATCACGATTTGGTACCATCGTTAATTGAGCCGACAAGTGCGCAAAAACAACTACTGATGCAAGGTGCCGCCTGCAATGTACTGTGGCTCTACTCATGTGACACCGAATCTCTGACTGGCGAGGAGGCCATCCGTAAAGCCATACGTCAGCTGTACGCCCAACAACCGTTACCCATACCAACAGAGGTGCACTTCAAGGTGACTCAGCAAGGAATTACGCTCACCGACAATACGCGAAAGAAGTTTTTCCGGAAACACTATCCCGGCGAAAGCATCTCGTTTTGTGCCATAGATCCAGATCATCGTCTCTGGGCCATTCAGTTGACGGAGGAGGACGGCAGTGTCAAGAATACCACCGCTGTTGGAGCGCTCAAGAAAACCATATTTGCTTTTGTGGCGCGCAATTCACCAAAATCGAAAGATAATCAATGCCATGTTTTTTGTGATTTGGATATTCATCAACCAGCTTCGGCTATCGTGTCGTTCGTCAATAAAACTCTACCAACGGAGAAGGAACGTAATTTTGTGCTCTGA